Genomic DNA from Bacteroidales bacterium:
AGTGAGGGTAGTATTTACGGTTGCGTTTGTGTAAGTTTTTACTTTAACGACTTGAAATAAATTATCATCATAATTGTTTAATAGTGGGCAAGAAAGTGTAATGATTTTATTGACTCCGTCAATGGATTGAATGATTGAAAAATCGTAGTTTCCTGCATTTCCAATGTTAAGAATATCTCCAAATGAGCTATTATTGGTGAGGACAGGAATAGCTCCTTGAGCTTGATAAATCAAAATAGTGTCGTTTACACTAAATAATGCAATTTGATTGATTTTTAACTGAGTTGAACTTATTTGGTGTATACCCGAAGCATAGCTATTGATTACGCCTCCAATGATTGCATTTTGTGCCTTTAAAAGAAAAGGCAAAAGAAAAATCACTATGAAAAAAAAGTATTTTTTCATTGTAAGGTTTTAATCCAATTAGTTAGGTCAAAGTTATCAAAATTACCTGAACTCATGAGCAAAATTACAACATTCTTTTGAATAGACGAAGATAAATAATCAAACAGTTGCCTCGATTGACTAAAAATTTTTAGATTTGTTGATTTAAAGCCACTTTGAATGTCATCGGGTTGTAAGTCAGGTAGTTTTTTTAGTGCTAAAGCGTGTGGATTAAAATAAACAATGGCTTCGTCGCTAAAATTCATGCTGCCTGCATATTGAGGTAAAAAGTTTTTTTGTAAACTACTATAAGTATGCAATTCGAGGCATGCAATGAGTTTTTCTTCATGATAAATAGACTTTATTGCTTGTATAGTAGCTTTAACTTTGGAGGGAGCATGGGCAAAATCGATGAATACAGTAATGTTTTTTTCTTTGTTGAAGTACAATTTTTGTAAACGTTTATTAGCACCTTCGAAAGTTGAGATAGCAGCATAAAAATCTTTATCGCTAATACCGAGTTCGTTGCAGACAAATTTTGCTCCTTGTATGTTTTGTAAATTATGATTTCCAAAAATATTTATAGGCACTTTTTGGTCATTAACCATTAAGAAGGTTTGTTGATTTTCAACAATAGCATCGTGTTCTTTGTAGGGGATTGATTTTATATCGTTTCGAAGTTGTTGGGCAATTTTTTGCAATTCGTTATCGCCTTGATACCAAACAAGCGAACCCTGAGGTTCAATAAGATCGGTAAAAATTTTAAATTGCTCAATGTATTTTTCAAAAGTTGGAAATACATTCATGTGGTCCCAAGCGATTCCGGTTATAAGAGCTATATGGGGCTTGTAAAGATGAAATTTAGGGCGCAAGTCGAATGGGGCTGTAAGGTACTCATCTCCTTCAAAAACCATGATGGGTGCATCGTCCGAGAGCGATACCATGCGTTCAAAACCTTTTATCTGTGCACCAACCATGTAATCAAATTTTAATTGGCAATGTTTTAATACATGCAGAATCATGGAAGTAATAGTTGTTTTACCATGACTACCACCAATGACGACTCTTTTTTTATGTTTAGCATGTTCGTATAAAAATTCGGGATAGGAGAAATATTTTATTTGAAGTTCTTGTGTTTTTAAAAGTTCTGGATTGTCGGGTCTGGCATGCATGCCGACAATAACTACATCGATTTGTCGATTAATTTTGTCGGGAAACCACCCCCAGGCTTCGGGCAAAAGACCAGCATTTTTAAGTCTCGTGTATGAGGGTTCAAAAATTTCGTCATCGCTTCCGGTTACTTTATGACCTTTTTTTGCTAAGTCTAAAGCTAAGTTGTGCATCGCACTTCCACCAATAGCTATAAAATGATACCACATAAAATAAATTATAATTTTAGTAATTTTAAGCCAAAAATTTTGTTAAAAGTACCAAAAAATATGAAGCTAACAATCATTGAAACCGAAAATTTTAAAGTAGATGGCGGCGCTATGTTTGGAGTTATTCCCAAGTCGATGTGGCAAAAGGTGTATCCGGCTGATGAGAATAATATGTGTAATTTGGCTAATCGCTTGTTATTGATTGAAATTAAAGACAGAAAAATATTGGTTGATGCCGGTATTGGCAATAAACACGATGATAAATTTCTTTCGCATATATATGTTAATGGCGAAGGTAATTTGCTTAAGTCACTAGCGAATAATGGTTTTTCTACTGCTGATATTACCGATGTTGTTTTTACCCATTTACATTGGGATCATTGTGCTGGTGCTACTTATTACAATAGCAATAGAGAATTATGCCTTACTTTTCCTAATGCACAATATTGGGTCAGTAAAAGCCAATGGGAGTGGGCACTTAATCCGAATGCTCGCGAAAAAGCTGCCTTTCAAAATGAAAATCTTATTCCACTTCAACAAAGTGGTAGGTTGAATTTGATTGAACATAATACAGTTTTATACGACAATATTGAGCTACGAATATACGATGGTCACACTATGGGCATGATTTCGCTTATACTTCATAACAATAATTCTGTATTAGCGGTTCCGGCCGATTTAATTCCTACTGCTGCACATATTCCATTACCATGGATCTCGGCATATGATATACAACCGATGCAATTGTTAAAAGAAAAAAACGATTTCTTAAACGAAGCATGGGAAAAACAGTGGATATTATTTTTTGAGCACGATATTCATACTGAATGCTGTACACTCGATAAGACAAACAAAGGAATAAAAGCAAAAGATTTTCTTCCTTTATCAGCCGTAAAATTATGAATAAAGAAAAAGTTAATCCCACCGAAGTTTTATCGTGGGTAGATGGAAAAATAAAGTCGTCTAATCGATTATTGTTTATAGAGAACGCTATTTGGCAACCCGGAAATGAACGAAAAGAAAGGCTATTGTTGCAATATATTAATGCTATAGCCAACCAAGGAGGAGGAACAATTGTGTTTGGTTTACAGACTTACCGTCGTAGGGCACATAATATTATTGGTATTGACAAAAATGAAGGTTCAGAATTTTGGTTAAAAACTCTCATTAAAACAAATATATCGCCTGTAATAGAGAATATTGACATCTATTCGCTTCGCATAAATGACAAAAACCTGTTAGTTCTTACGATTGAATCGAACGATGCCCCGTATATGATTATAGACGATGGTTTTTATGGATGGAATGATATAAAACCACGGAAATTACTCGAACAAGAGATTCGTCAGTTATACCAAAACAGTCATAAGCCTCAACTCGAGTATGTAGGAGTGATTAATACGCAAGGGGTGGCCTTATTAGAAAATGGTATCCCGACTTCTATTCAGTTTTATCCTAAGTTTCTTATTCGAAATGCCGGAACTGCTCCCGAAAAAGATTATAAAGTAGAATTTTGGTTTCCTTCATCGCTAACAGATGCTAATTTTAGTCCTTTACAGCAATATTTTCATCGTTTAGATGGGGTTTACTCTGTTTTTTCTATTCCTGGCAAAACAACCCTTTTTCAGGATGAAGTATATACTATTGCCGAAGCGAAATTAACTGTTCACATCGAAAATATAGAAGATTTTTTAGAGCACGACTTTCTCATTCATTTATTTTATTCTAAAGGGAAAAAAACATATCGATTCAAGCTTTCTGAAACCTTTCATTATCAAAAGCAAAAAATATTAAATGATAATGTTTTTAAACAAAAATTCTTAGAATAATGTTTATTTTATTGTAAGCTAAATTTATACGTAATGGTTCCTCGTTGTAATTCGGGAGCATCGGGCTTTGCGTCGAATTTGGCTTTCATGGCAGCACTATAAGCAGCATCCAGATAGGGTTTAGATAGTATAGTTGTACCTTTAATTCCTGCATTTGCTTTTACAACGGTGCCCGTTCGATCTACAAAAATTTCGACGACTACTTTACCTTGTTCATTACCTGGATAGGTTGGTCTTGGTAAGCCTCCTTTAAGGCCTCTTCCTCCAAGGCTATATGAATTGCCTCCACCATCGGGACTTCCGTGATGGCTAAGTGCATTGGGATCTCCATTCGGATTGCCTTGGTTGCCAATGCCATTCCCTTCGCCTTCACTTTGGCTATTTGTATTTTGATTTCCAGGGAAAAGAGCATTCTGATTAATGGTTCTTTGTGTCTCTTGAGTTTGGGTAGTTTGATTATTAACAGGTTCTGTTTGTTTAGGTTTTTTGTTTTGATTTGTTTTTATGGCAACGGCTTCTTCAAAATCTTGTGTTATATTACTTTCTTCAGTATTTTGTGGATTTGATTGCATTTGTTGTGTTTGTTGCGAAGGTTCCATATTGCCACTTCCATCTTCGGTTGTACCAAAATTAACGAGTATCCCTTTTTCGCCAGGGAGTGGGAGTGGGGTATGTAAGCCAAGTAATATAAGAAGAGCTACCACTATTCCATGAAAGAGAATGGTAACGATTAAGCTACTTTTATTGATCGATGAAGTGCTCATTATTACTGTGGTTGTGTAGCTAATATTAGTTTATACTTATTGTTTTTAGCAATATTCATTACTTTAACTACTTCTTCAATTGGTACAGTTCTGTCGGCATGAAGCGAAATGGTTGGGGCTTCGTCTGGATTTGTTACTGTACCTAGTTTTTGTTGTAAAACAGATTCTAAGTTTTCGATACCGACATTTTCTGTTTCTACATAAAATTGTAAATCGGCAGTAATAGAAATGGTTGTAATAGGTTTATTGGCTTGCACCTGACTATTGCTTCGGGGTAGTAATAATTTAAGTGCATTGGGCGAAATAAGTGTGGATGTTATCATAAAAAATATAAGTAATAGGAATACTAAATCAGACATGGTCGATGTGCTGAATTCGGTACTTACTTTATTGCGTGAACGAATGGCCATATCAAATTATTTTACAGGTTCATTTAGTAAATCCATAAATTCAGTAGTACTGCGTTCGAGTTGATATACAAGGTTTTCGATGCGAACAACAAGATAGTTATATGCGATATAAGCAATAATACCAACAATAAGCCCTCCCACAGTGGTAACCATAGCTTCGTAAATACCACTTGAAAGAAGGGTAATATCGATGTTGTTGCCTGCATTGGCCATGTTGTAAAATGCTTTTACCATACCGGTTACCGTACCTAAAAAACCAAGCATAGGCGAGGCACCAGCAGCTGTAGCTAGAATGGCAATACTTTTTTCGAGATTGGCAACTTCGAGTTTGCCAACATTTTCTACTGCTGCATTTATGTCGTTGAGTGGACGTCCTATGCGGTTGATCCCTTTTTCAATCATACGTGAAAGAGGC
This window encodes:
- a CDS encoding peptidoglycan synthetase — its product is MWYHFIAIGGSAMHNLALDLAKKGHKVTGSDDEIFEPSYTRLKNAGLLPEAWGWFPDKINRQIDVVIVGMHARPDNPELLKTQELQIKYFSYPEFLYEHAKHKKRVVIGGSHGKTTITSMILHVLKHCQLKFDYMVGAQIKGFERMVSLSDDAPIMVFEGDEYLTAPFDLRPKFHLYKPHIALITGIAWDHMNVFPTFEKYIEQFKIFTDLIEPQGSLVWYQGDNELQKIAQQLRNDIKSIPYKEHDAIVENQQTFLMVNDQKVPINIFGNHNLQNIQGAKFVCNELGISDKDFYAAISTFEGANKRLQKLYFNKEKNITVFIDFAHAPSKVKATIQAIKSIYHEEKLIACLELHTYSSLQKNFLPQYAGSMNFSDEAIVYFNPHALALKKLPDLQPDDIQSGFKSTNLKIFSQSRQLFDYLSSSIQKNVVILLMSSGNFDNFDLTNWIKTLQ
- a CDS encoding MBL fold metallo-hydrolase, producing MKLTIIETENFKVDGGAMFGVIPKSMWQKVYPADENNMCNLANRLLLIEIKDRKILVDAGIGNKHDDKFLSHIYVNGEGNLLKSLANNGFSTADITDVVFTHLHWDHCAGATYYNSNRELCLTFPNAQYWVSKSQWEWALNPNAREKAAFQNENLIPLQQSGRLNLIEHNTVLYDNIELRIYDGHTMGMISLILHNNNSVLAVPADLIPTAAHIPLPWISAYDIQPMQLLKEKNDFLNEAWEKQWILFFEHDIHTECCTLDKTNKGIKAKDFLPLSAVKL
- a CDS encoding ATP-binding protein — its product is MNKEKVNPTEVLSWVDGKIKSSNRLLFIENAIWQPGNERKERLLLQYINAIANQGGGTIVFGLQTYRRRAHNIIGIDKNEGSEFWLKTLIKTNISPVIENIDIYSLRINDKNLLVLTIESNDAPYMIIDDGFYGWNDIKPRKLLEQEIRQLYQNSHKPQLEYVGVINTQGVALLENGIPTSIQFYPKFLIRNAGTAPEKDYKVEFWFPSSLTDANFSPLQQYFHRLDGVYSVFSIPGKTTLFQDEVYTIAEAKLTVHIENIEDFLEHDFLIHLFYSKGKKTYRFKLSETFHYQKQKILNDNVFKQKFLE
- a CDS encoding biopolymer transporter ExbD, with amino-acid sequence MAIRSRNKVSTEFSTSTMSDLVFLLLIFFMITSTLISPNALKLLLPRSNSQVQANKPITTISITADLQFYVETENVGIENLESVLQQKLGTVTNPDEAPTISLHADRTVPIEEVVKVMNIAKNNKYKLILATQPQ
- a CDS encoding MotA/TolQ/ExbB proton channel family protein, with protein sequence MMFLQITTTAAGTVPAQGELTLSLWDLALKGGWIMIVLGIISIITIYVFVDRFIAIRNANKKDDKFMDNIREYILDGKIDNALALCKAQNSPLSRMIEKGINRIGRPLNDINAAVENVGKLEVANLEKSIAILATAAGASPMLGFLGTVTGMVKAFYNMANAGNNIDITLLSSGIYEAMVTTVGGLIVGIIAYIAYNYLVVRIENLVYQLERSTTEFMDLLNEPVK